The stretch of DNA GCCTGACGGCCCAGCCGTCGCCGCACGAAGGCGCCCAGGCTCTCATCGGGATCGAGACCTCGCGGCAGCAGGAGGTCGAGCCCCATGCGGAGCTTGCCCGGCCAGGAGAAGAGGCCAGAGCGGAGGAAGGGGCCAAAGCGCGTGGGGGCCAGGAGCTGGAAGCCCTCGGGCAGCGGATGCAAGCGGCCTCGGAAGACGACGAAGACGCGCCGGAACCGATCATCGGTGCGGACGAGCCTGTCCGCCACGCCGAGACGGCGACAGAGCTCGAGGGCCCAGGGCTTCTCGGACAGGAAGGAGTCGGGGCCGCATTCCACGAGGAAGCCCTCGCGCCGCTCCGTCTGGATGGTGCCTCCGAGCCGGTCGGAGGCCTCGAAGAGGCTCAGCTCGAGGTCGAGTCCGCGCTCGCGCGCAAGCTCGCCCGCGCGGTGCGCGGCGCAGAGCCCCGCGATGCCACCACCGACTATGGCAAGCTTCACGCCGGGCCTCGCCTGACGAGGTCCACCAGCATGGCGATGAAGGCGGGATGATCATTGGCGGCGGCGGCGCGGTGAAGGCGAATACCCAGCTGATCGGCGAGGCGGCGTGCCTCGACGTCGAGATCGTAGAGGATCTCGACGTGATCGCAGGCGAAGCCGATGGGAGCCAGCACCACGTCGCCGACGCCCTTGCCCTCGAGCCCGCGCAGCACATCGCAGATGTCGGGCTCGAGCCAGGGCTCGCGCGGGGAGCCGCTCCGGCTCTGATACGCGATCTGCCAGCGCTCGTGGCCGACTCCCGCCGCGATGGCGCGCGAGGCACCCTCGAGCTGGGCGGCATAGGGTGACGCCTTGGCCATGGCTGTGGGCACGCTGTGAGCGGTGAAGATCAGCAGCGCGTCACCTCGCCCCTCCCTGGGCACCTGGCTCAAGGCATCGCTCACGCGCCCCGCCATGGCCTCGATGAAGCGCGGGTGGTCGGGCCACCCGGGCGTGAAGACCACCTCGGGGGCGCCGGCGCCGACCTTCTCGCGCGCGCGATCCACGTCCTGCATGTAGCGCTCCCACGAGGCCTCCGTCTGGAAGGCGGAGAGAATGATGCCGAGCGCGCGGCGATGGCCGCGCTCCCGCATCTCCGTCAAGGTCTCGTGGAGGAAGGGATGCCAGTTCCTCATCCCGACATAGACGGGAAGCGCGAGCCCCTCGCGCGCGAGGGCCTGGCGAAGCCCCTCGGCCTGAAGAAGAGTCAGCTCGGTGAGCGGCGAGCGGCCGCCCAGCCGCTCATAGTGGTGGGCAACCTCCTCGAGGCGCTCGGGAGGGATGCGGCGCCCGGCCGTGACGATGTCGAGAAATGGCCGGACATCCTCCGGCTTCTCCGGCCCGCCGAAGGCGATGAGCAGCACCGAGTCGAATTTCATCGCGCGGACAGCTCGTGGACGATGTCCACGAGTGCCTTCACGTTCTCCACCGGCGTCTCCTGGTGCACGCCATGCCCCAGGTTGAAGATGTGGCCGGGGCGCCCCTTGGCCCCGTCGAGAATGCCCTGGGTCGCGCGCCGGATCGCCCCGACATTCGACAGGAGCACCGCGGGGTCGAGATTGCCCTGCACGGCGATGTCATGACCGAGCCTGTCCCACGTCGGCCCCAGCTCCACGCGCCAGTCGAGCCCCAGCACATCGCCCCCGGCTTCCTTCATTAAAGGAAGGAGGCCCGCCGTGCCCACCCCGAAGTGGATCACCGGTGTCGCGGGAGTGAGGCGACGAATGGTCTCGCGGCTCCACGGCTGAACGAACTCGCGGTAGTCGGACGGAGACAGCGTCCCCACCCAGGAGTCGAAGAGCTGCACGGCCTGCGCGCCCGCGGCGATCTGGCCATTCAGATACTCCGCAACGATGGCGGAGAGCCGGGCCATGAGGGCGTCCCACGCCCGTCGCTCCGCCCGCATGAAGCGCTTGGTGAGCAGGAATTCGCGGGAAGGGCCGCCTTCGATCAGATACGAGGCGAGCGTGAAGGGCGCGCCGGCGAAGCCGATGAGCGGCACGCGCTCGGCCAGCGCCTTGCGCGCGAGCCGCACCGTCTCGAACACCGCGCCCACGGCCTCTGCCACGTCCACGGAGGGGAGCGCGGCAACCTCGGCCGCGCTCCTGATGGGACGGGGGATGCGCGGCCCTTCACCCTCGACGAACTCGAGCCCGACGTCGAGAGGCTCGAGAACGAGCAGGATGTCGGCAAAGAGGATGGCCGCGTCCACCCCCAGCCGGTCGACGGGCTGGAGCGTCACCTCAGCCGCGGCCTGGGGATTCTTGCACAGCTCGAGGAAGCCGTAGCGCGCGCGCATCGCGCGGTACTCGGGCATGTAGCGTCCGGCCTGGCGCATGAGCCAGATCGGCGTGACCGATGTCGGTTGCCGGCGACAGGCGAGGAGAAACGGCGATGCGACGGCGTTCGACATGTCGAAGCGAGCCTACAGGCCACCTCTGGCGCAGTCAAGAAAGCGGGCCTATAATCCGAGGCCGGCCTGCGCGCGAGGCGGCGCGTCGACTGTGGGCCAGACCCGTCACCCTTGGGAGGAGTTTCCGATGCCTTTCACGTCCGGCAAGCAAGCCTTCCTCGAGATCCTCAAGCAGGAAGGCGTCGAGGTGATGTTCGGCAATCCCGGCACGACCGAGCTGCCGCTCATGGACGGCCTCGCGCGCGAGACTCGCATCCGCTACATCCTGGCCCTCCAGGAGGCGGTGGCCATCGCCATGGCCGACGGCTACGCCCAGGCGAGCGGCAAGCTCGCCGCGGTGAACGTGCACACCTCGCCCGGGCTCGGCAATGCCATGGGCATGCTGTACGACGCGAGCAAGGCGGGCTCGCCCCTTCTCCTGACCGCGGGCCAGCACGACCAGGCCATGAACCTGACCGAGCCCATTCTCTGGTCAGATCTGCCGCCCGTGGCGCGACCCTACGTCAAGTGGTCGCACCAGATCACGCGCCTCGAGGATCTGCCTCGCGCCGTGCGCCGCGCCGCCAAGACCGCGAAGGCACATCCCACGGGTCCTGTCTTCATCTCGCTTCCCGTCGACGTGCTCAATGCCGAGCTCGAGATCGATCTCCTCGAGACGACCCGCGTCGCCCCGCGCATCCGCGGCGACAAGGCCGCCATCGAGGCGG from Candidatus Methylomirabilota bacterium encodes:
- the hemH gene encoding ferrochelatase; amino-acid sequence: MKFDSVLLIAFGGPEKPEDVRPFLDIVTAGRRIPPERLEEVAHHYERLGGRSPLTELTLLQAEGLRQALAREGLALPVYVGMRNWHPFLHETLTEMRERGHRRALGIILSAFQTEASWERYMQDVDRAREKVGAGAPEVVFTPGWPDHPRFIEAMAGRVSDALSQVPREGRGDALLIFTAHSVPTAMAKASPYAAQLEGASRAIAAGVGHERWQIAYQSRSGSPREPWLEPDICDVLRGLEGKGVGDVVLAPIGFACDHVEILYDLDVEARRLADQLGIRLHRAAAANDHPAFIAMLVDLVRRGPA
- the hemE gene encoding uroporphyrinogen decarboxylase; this translates as MSNAVASPFLLACRRQPTSVTPIWLMRQAGRYMPEYRAMRARYGFLELCKNPQAAAEVTLQPVDRLGVDAAILFADILLVLEPLDVGLEFVEGEGPRIPRPIRSAAEVAALPSVDVAEAVGAVFETVRLARKALAERVPLIGFAGAPFTLASYLIEGGPSREFLLTKRFMRAERRAWDALMARLSAIVAEYLNGQIAAGAQAVQLFDSWVGTLSPSDYREFVQPWSRETIRRLTPATPVIHFGVGTAGLLPLMKEAGGDVLGLDWRVELGPTWDRLGHDIAVQGNLDPAVLLSNVGAIRRATQGILDGAKGRPGHIFNLGHGVHQETPVENVKALVDIVHELSAR